The following coding sequences are from one Arcobacter nitrofigilis DSM 7299 window:
- a CDS encoding FAD-binding oxidoreductase gives MIKNNHLEYFISVVGKENVKSDKAHLIAYCYDATKERFEPDAVVFPRHEQDVSDVLKYCNDNKIVIVPRGAGSGFTGGALPSEGGIILSLERHMNKLLEIDMQNLLGVVQPGLINMEFQKAVEEVGLFYPPDPASEHYSTLGGNVSENAGGMRAAKYGITKDYVVALRAVLPNGEIIRAGKKTIKDVAGYNTAGILIASEGTLAIITEITLKLIPKPKFKQTYMGVFPDVNKAMNAVFKSLASGANPVAMEFLDALVIKALKQKFPQVSLPENAGGILVGDVDGSSQAEVDEQLKTLKDSFAQYGSTEFIIAKDDEEAAKLWFARRNASPATAIYGTKKLNEDISVPRSKLPEALEEIYKIGDKYGFNVPCFGHAGDGNIHVNVMVKDKTNEKEMHDGHKAIEEIFQLVVDMGGTLSGEHGIGLSKAPFMNIAFSQAELELFKSIKKAFDPNNILNPHKMGL, from the coding sequence ATGATAAAAAATAATCACTTAGAATACTTTATTTCTGTTGTAGGCAAAGAAAATGTCAAAAGTGACAAAGCTCATTTAATAGCATATTGTTATGATGCGACTAAAGAGAGATTTGAACCAGATGCTGTTGTTTTTCCAAGACATGAGCAAGATGTTTCAGATGTATTAAAATATTGTAATGATAATAAAATAGTAATAGTTCCAAGAGGTGCTGGTTCTGGTTTTACAGGTGGCGCTCTTCCTTCTGAAGGGGGTATTATTTTAAGCCTTGAGAGACATATGAATAAATTACTTGAAATTGATATGCAAAACTTGTTAGGTGTTGTACAACCAGGTCTTATCAACATGGAATTTCAAAAAGCAGTTGAAGAAGTAGGTTTATTTTATCCTCCAGATCCAGCAAGTGAGCACTACTCAACACTTGGTGGAAATGTAAGTGAAAATGCTGGTGGAATGAGAGCAGCAAAATATGGTATCACAAAAGATTACGTTGTAGCTCTTAGAGCTGTTTTACCAAATGGTGAGATAATAAGAGCTGGTAAAAAAACTATCAAAGATGTGGCAGGATATAACACTGCTGGTATTTTAATAGCAAGTGAAGGAACACTAGCAATTATTACAGAAATCACACTAAAACTTATTCCAAAACCAAAATTCAAACAAACATATATGGGTGTTTTCCCAGATGTAAATAAAGCTATGAATGCAGTATTTAAATCACTAGCATCAGGAGCAAATCCAGTTGCAATGGAATTTTTAGATGCTTTAGTAATAAAAGCCTTAAAACAAAAATTTCCACAAGTAAGTCTACCTGAAAATGCAGGTGGCATTTTAGTTGGTGATGTTGATGGAAGTAGCCAAGCAGAAGTTGATGAGCAACTAAAAACTCTAAAAGACTCTTTTGCCCAATATGGTTCAACTGAATTTATAATTGCAAAAGATGATGAAGAGGCAGCTAAATTATGGTTTGCCAGACGAAATGCAAGTCCAGCAACTGCAATATATGGAACTAAAAAACTTAATGAAGATATTTCAGTTCCAAGAAGTAAACTACCAGAAGCACTAGAAGAGATATACAAAATCGGGGATAAATATGGTTTCAATGTTCCTTGTTTTGGTCATGCAGGAGATGGAAATATTCATGTTAATGTAATGGTTAAAGATAAAACAAATGAAAAAGAGATGCATGATGGACATAAAGCCATTGAGGAGATTTTTCAGCTAGTAGTTGACATGGGTGGTACTTTAAGTGGAGAACATGGAATTGGTTTATCAAAAGCTCCATTTATGAATATTGCATTTTCTCAAGCAGAACTTGAATTATTTAAAAGTATCAAAAAAGCTTTTGATCCAAATAACATTTTAAATCCTCACAAGATGGGATTATAA
- a CDS encoding YihY/virulence factor BrkB family protein, which translates to MKKNSKKLFAKLIEILDSFFNDDTTYYAASLSFFTIFSILPIFALIIAIVSNLEQFNDYVDLFINYILNLINPSHSQNFAQEFKNFIANSDKLGNIGIIYMLFVFTMFFKDYEYIVNKIHKTKRKSIYASFFFYLLFITLLPAIFAGYIILTTFYNNTIFDFLLTLMLGWSIFFVLFKLTVNTHISVKAALISSFLTLVVISITKNLFIYYILYNQTYTTLYGSMATLLFTFLWIYTSWIIFLYGIKLCHNLNMKELNKLESK; encoded by the coding sequence ATGAAAAAAAATAGTAAAAAGCTATTTGCTAAATTAATAGAGATTTTAGACTCATTTTTCAATGATGACACTACATATTATGCAGCAAGTCTTAGCTTTTTTACTATATTTTCAATTCTTCCAATTTTTGCTTTAATTATAGCAATAGTTTCAAATTTAGAACAATTTAACGATTATGTAGACTTATTTATAAACTACATACTAAACCTAATCAATCCATCCCATTCACAAAACTTTGCCCAAGAGTTTAAAAACTTCATAGCAAACTCAGATAAACTTGGTAACATAGGAATTATTTACATGTTATTTGTATTTACCATGTTTTTTAAAGACTATGAATATATTGTAAATAAAATTCATAAAACTAAAAGAAAATCAATCTATGCCTCTTTTTTCTTTTATCTTTTATTTATAACCCTACTTCCTGCAATTTTTGCAGGATATATAATTTTAACAACATTTTACAATAACACAATTTTTGATTTTTTATTAACTCTAATGTTAGGATGGAGTATATTCTTTGTATTATTTAAACTAACAGTTAATACGCACATCAGTGTAAAAGCAGCACTTATATCTTCATTTCTTACTTTAGTAGTCATATCAATAACAAAAAATCTATTTATATACTACATTTTGTACAATCAAACATATACAACCCTATATGGCTCTATGGCAACACTTCTTTTTACTTTCCTATGGATTTATACATCATGGATAATTTTCCTTTATGGTATAAAACTTTGTCATAATTTAAATATGAAAGAGTTAAATAAATTAGAAAGTAAATAA
- a CDS encoding beta-ketoacyl-ACP synthase III — MSNVYINNIQKFMPNEPVDNKNIEEYLGYIGGKKSKAKNIVLRSNGIKRRFYVLEKGTQKPLFTNAQLCSNAINKLIDENFSLKDIECLACGTTSPDQLMPGHTLMVQGELGISGIETISASGICLSGINALKYIYYGIKAGDLTKAVSCGSEASSPILCARNFTEESNHQLEELEKNAGIAFEKDFLRWMLSDGAGAMRVENKANKDKLSLKIEFIDVLSYAGEMPVCMYSGLEILENNSIKSWRAYEQEEVMKKSLLSVRQDVKLLNENIVEYTVIKPLIEIIKKRQINPEQYDYFLPHYSSTYFRDKLYEGLKKANFEIPFDKWFTNLITHGNTGSASMYIMLEELFNSGNLKRGQKILCYIPESGRFSTAFMSLEVV; from the coding sequence ATGTCAAATGTTTATATAAATAACATTCAAAAATTTATGCCAAATGAGCCTGTGGATAATAAAAATATAGAAGAATATTTAGGTTATATTGGTGGTAAAAAATCAAAAGCAAAAAATATAGTTTTAAGAAGTAATGGAATAAAAAGAAGATTTTATGTTTTAGAAAAAGGAACTCAAAAACCATTATTTACAAATGCACAGCTTTGTTCAAATGCAATAAATAAGTTAATTGATGAAAACTTCTCTTTAAAAGATATTGAATGTTTAGCATGTGGAACTACATCACCAGACCAATTAATGCCAGGACACACTCTAATGGTGCAAGGAGAATTGGGAATAAGTGGAATTGAAACAATATCAGCTTCTGGAATTTGCCTAAGTGGAATAAATGCACTAAAATACATCTATTATGGAATAAAAGCAGGAGATCTTACAAAAGCAGTATCTTGTGGTTCGGAAGCCTCTTCTCCAATCTTATGTGCTAGAAACTTTACAGAAGAATCTAATCATCAATTAGAAGAATTAGAAAAAAATGCAGGAATTGCATTTGAAAAAGATTTTCTAAGATGGATGCTTTCGGATGGTGCTGGAGCTATGAGAGTAGAAAACAAAGCAAATAAAGATAAACTTTCTTTAAAAATTGAGTTTATTGATGTACTATCATATGCAGGAGAAATGCCTGTTTGTATGTATAGTGGATTAGAAATACTTGAAAATAATTCTATTAAATCATGGCGTGCTTATGAGCAAGAAGAAGTGATGAAGAAATCATTATTAAGTGTCAGACAAGATGTAAAACTTCTAAATGAAAATATCGTTGAATACACAGTTATAAAACCTTTAATTGAAATAATAAAAAAAAGACAAATCAATCCAGAACAATATGATTATTTTCTACCACACTATTCTTCAACATACTTTAGAGATAAATTATATGAAGGTCTAAAAAAAGCTAACTTTGAGATTCCTTTTGACAAATGGTTCACAAACCTTATAACACATGGAAATACAGGAAGTGCCTCTATGTATATCATGTTGGAAGAATTATTTAACAGTGGTAATTTAAAAAGAGGTCAAAAAATCCTTTGCTATATTCCAGAAAGTGGAAGATTCTCTACTGCATTTATGTCTTTAGAAGTTGTTTAA
- a CDS encoding BtrH N-terminal domain-containing protein — protein MIENFKHSQFAHCESGVVSTLLTHYGLNISEPMAFGITSTLSFAFFPFIKINNLPLIAYRDLPKNIVKKIEKVLGVTIFKKQYKNLLEANLELTKIVEDEKKLVGLQTSVFYLPYMPENMRFHFNAHNLLVYGKVGKKYKISDPVFEDVVECSEKDLTIARFAKGAFAPKGFIYYPTNIPKNIDFTTILKKAIKKNAKSMLTPFPFAGIKGMRKLAKSIEKLQKNTDHRYIKNYLTHIVRMQEEIGTGGGGFRFLYAAFLQESKKYNLDNEKLQKASELISQSGDTLRFFALRCVESAKKMEKFNSKEISDILIKASTLEEEAFKILKTI, from the coding sequence ATGATAGAAAACTTTAAACACTCTCAATTTGCACATTGTGAAAGTGGAGTTGTTTCTACTTTATTAACACATTATGGACTAAACATAAGTGAACCTATGGCTTTTGGGATAACAAGTACGCTCTCTTTTGCTTTTTTCCCTTTTATAAAAATAAATAATCTTCCATTGATTGCATATAGAGATTTGCCTAAAAATATTGTAAAAAAGATTGAAAAAGTTTTAGGTGTTACAATTTTCAAAAAACAATATAAAAATCTTTTAGAAGCGAATTTGGAACTTACTAAAATAGTAGAAGATGAAAAAAAACTTGTAGGCTTACAAACTTCTGTTTTTTATCTTCCATATATGCCTGAGAATATGAGATTTCACTTCAATGCACACAATCTATTAGTTTATGGGAAAGTTGGCAAAAAATATAAAATCTCTGATCCTGTTTTTGAAGATGTAGTTGAATGTAGTGAAAAAGATTTAACAATTGCTAGATTTGCAAAAGGAGCATTTGCCCCTAAAGGATTTATTTATTACCCTACAAATATTCCTAAAAATATTGATTTTACAACAATACTAAAAAAAGCTATTAAAAAAAATGCAAAATCTATGTTAACACCCTTCCCTTTTGCAGGAATCAAAGGAATGAGAAAATTAGCAAAATCAATAGAAAAACTTCAGAAAAATACCGATCATAGATATATAAAAAACTATCTAACTCATATAGTAAGAATGCAAGAAGAAATAGGAACTGGTGGCGGTGGATTTAGATTTTTGTATGCAGCATTTTTGCAAGAATCAAAAAAATATAATTTAGATAATGAAAAACTTCAAAAGGCTAGTGAACTAATTAGCCAATCAGGAGATACACTTAGATTTTTTGCTTTAAGATGTGTGGAGTCTGCAAAAAAAATGGAAAAATTCAATAGTAAAGAAATCTCAGATATTCTAATAAAAGCTTCAACTTTAGAAGAAGAAGCCTTTAAAATATTGAAAACTATTTAG
- a CDS encoding beta-ketoacyl synthase N-terminal-like domain-containing protein has protein sequence MNKVYITGSSIISALGNNKKDSVKKIQEITDDNYFEYLKDNFQELKYYQIKKNFVSNEEKFYSILEEVVLKAIEDAKLSKDEAKELHIFLGSTSMSISIVEEQHLKYKKGQSSDEIKNIGYGEIGNFIENLISSKYKSTIIQTACTSSANAICHASDFIKNNKIKRALVIGFEFFNYTTYRGFQSLMLLSKSGEYKPFDINSDGLILGEACSAVILESEKKEENDFEILSSSNSFDSYSVTSSNPNGEVTLSCMEEALNKANLSIDKLTCLKAHATGSENSNLSEVVAIDKLFKKYNQKTDVVILKPYIGHTLGACGTNEIVLLCESIKNSFLPKTINFYEKYNNINFTPLLKSKEIDKATILFHFIGFGGSNTSMILSNES, from the coding sequence ATGAATAAGGTTTATATAACAGGCTCATCAATTATTTCTGCACTTGGAAATAATAAAAAAGATTCTGTTAAAAAAATCCAAGAAATTACAGATGATAATTATTTTGAATATTTAAAAGATAATTTTCAAGAATTGAAATATTATCAAATAAAGAAAAACTTTGTATCAAATGAAGAGAAGTTTTATTCAATCTTAGAAGAAGTGGTACTAAAAGCAATTGAAGATGCAAAGTTATCAAAAGATGAAGCCAAGGAGTTACATATTTTTTTAGGTTCAACTTCAATGTCAATATCCATAGTAGAAGAACAACACTTAAAATATAAAAAGGGACAATCATCTGATGAGATTAAAAATATAGGATATGGAGAAATTGGTAATTTTATTGAAAACTTAATTAGTTCAAAATACAAATCAACAATAATCCAAACTGCTTGTACCTCCAGTGCAAATGCAATTTGTCATGCAAGTGATTTTATAAAAAATAATAAAATAAAAAGAGCTTTAGTCATAGGTTTTGAGTTTTTTAATTATACGACTTATAGAGGATTTCAATCTTTGATGCTTTTAAGCAAGTCAGGAGAATATAAACCCTTTGATATAAATAGTGATGGATTGATTTTAGGTGAGGCATGTTCTGCTGTTATATTAGAATCAGAAAAAAAAGAAGAAAATGATTTTGAAATATTATCATCAAGTAACAGCTTTGATAGTTATTCTGTGACAAGTTCTAATCCAAATGGAGAAGTGACCCTTTCTTGTATGGAAGAGGCTTTAAATAAAGCCAATTTATCTATAGATAAACTTACTTGTTTAAAAGCACATGCAACAGGAAGTGAAAATTCAAATTTATCGGAAGTTGTTGCTATTGATAAGTTGTTTAAAAAGTATAATCAAAAAACTGATGTTGTGATTTTAAAGCCATATATTGGACATACTTTAGGTGCTTGTGGAACAAATGAAATTGTTCTATTATGTGAGAGTATTAAAAACTCTTTTTTACCAAAAACAATTAATTTTTATGAGAAATACAACAACATAAATTTTACTCCTTTACTAAAAAGTAAAGAGATAGATAAAGCAACTATCCTTTTTCATTTTATTGGATTTGGAGGAAGTAATACTTCTATGATTTTAAGTAATGAGAGCTAA
- a CDS encoding acyl carrier protein: protein MSDLKYELKKLIIEECEKECEVEDIKDDDILFDPESPLELDSMDALQISMALHKKYGMKTTDSKELRKIMVSINTLAKYIEENE from the coding sequence ATGAGTGATTTAAAATATGAATTAAAAAAGTTAATTATTGAAGAGTGTGAAAAAGAGTGTGAAGTAGAAGATATTAAAGATGATGATATCTTATTTGATCCAGAATCTCCTTTAGAACTTGATTCAATGGATGCTCTTCAAATATCCATGGCTTTACATAAAAAATACGGAATGAAGACAACCGATAGTAAAGAACTTAGAAAAATAATGGTTTCAATTAATACTTTAGCAAAATATATTGAAGAGAATGAATAA
- a CDS encoding ABC transporter permease has protein sequence MFKYILKKELLLIFRDIHALMVLFIMPALFILIMSLALKNTYSDSFETKLKVAVVSSENSDIKEFVKGLNKSKYFSASLVKKGTFDTLIYKENYDFIVMIDKNFKSQINKNAKNFEIKTFSKSNIKNEYFYILKNSIAEIISKSIMKDYFIKSKIDARTLSVLSDKISNTYIYKNNKPRLKPSSVQQSVPAWLVFSMFFILIPISNTFINEKNFGTISRIRSINLSLFPILLGKIIPYFIVNQIQVVIMILVGIFIVPLFGGDSLIISGNYLLIFCMSSAISLAAICFALFIANISKTTEEATSIGGVTNIVLAALGGIMVPKFVMPQFMQDISSYSPMSWGLEGLLEIFVRGGNFSDIKIYLVYLIIFAITFLLLAYMILKKGNNQ, from the coding sequence ATGTTTAAATATATTTTAAAAAAAGAGTTATTATTAATATTTAGAGATATTCATGCTTTGATGGTATTATTTATTATGCCAGCACTTTTTATTTTGATAATGTCATTGGCTTTAAAAAATACATATTCAGATAGTTTTGAAACAAAATTAAAAGTTGCAGTAGTAAGTTCTGAAAACAGTGATATAAAAGAATTTGTCAAAGGTTTAAATAAAAGTAAGTATTTTTCTGCAAGTTTAGTAAAAAAGGGTACTTTTGATACTTTGATTTATAAAGAAAATTATGATTTTATTGTAATGATTGATAAAAATTTCAAGTCACAAATAAATAAAAATGCTAAAAATTTTGAGATAAAAACTTTTAGTAAATCTAATATAAAAAATGAGTATTTTTATATATTAAAAAATAGTATAGCTGAGATTATTTCAAAAAGTATTATGAAAGATTATTTTATAAAATCAAAAATCGATGCTAGGACACTTTCAGTTCTGAGTGATAAAATAAGTAATACATATATTTATAAAAATAATAAACCAAGATTGAAACCAAGTTCAGTACAACAAAGTGTTCCCGCTTGGCTTGTATTTTCTATGTTTTTTATTTTAATACCTATTTCTAATACTTTTATAAATGAGAAAAATTTTGGTACAATTTCAAGAATTAGAAGTATAAATTTATCTTTGTTCCCTATATTACTTGGTAAAATCATTCCATATTTTATTGTAAATCAAATTCAAGTTGTGATTATGATTTTAGTAGGAATATTTATTGTTCCTTTATTTGGTGGTGATTCTTTGATTATAAGTGGAAACTATTTACTTATATTTTGTATGAGTAGTGCTATTTCACTTGCGGCAATATGCTTTGCTTTATTTATAGCAAATATTAGTAAAACTACAGAAGAAGCAACTTCTATTGGTGGAGTTACAAACATAGTTTTAGCGGCACTTGGCGGAATCATGGTTCCTAAATTTGTGATGCCACAATTTATGCAAGATATTTCTTCTTATTCTCCTATGTCTTGGGGATTGGAAGGTTTATTGGAAATTTTTGTTAGGGGTGGAAATTTTAGTGATATAAAAATTTATTTAGTATATTTGATAATATTTGCCATAACATTTTTACTTTTGGCATATATGATATTAAAAAAAGGAAATAATCAATGA
- a CDS encoding ABC transporter ATP-binding protein, which yields MSIIIKDLNKSYNNVPILENLCLEIKTGSVFGLLGPNGAGKTTLVSILNHLILKDSGNIEIYGLDFEKQKNEIKKISSYIPQTYAFYPNLTSYENLEFFAALYGLKSDKLKKQISYCIEATSLEKFINKRASTYSGGVKRRLNIAIGLLNSPKIIYFDEPTVGIDPQSRKYILEVIKNLNKTQDTTIIYTSHYMEEVEYLCDEIAVLDKNKIILQEKKDVLVKEKSIIEVELDNQKIDVDISNSYDKFLDLMLEIKSKNKNIKNINFPDKKLEKLFLSLTKEDLRD from the coding sequence ATGTCTATTATAATAAAAGATTTGAATAAGTCATATAATAATGTTCCTATTTTAGAAAACCTCTGCTTAGAGATTAAGACAGGTTCTGTATTTGGTTTATTAGGTCCAAATGGTGCGGGGAAGACTACTCTTGTATCTATTTTAAATCATCTTATTTTAAAAGACTCTGGTAATATAGAAATTTATGGCTTAGATTTTGAAAAACAGAAAAATGAAATAAAAAAGATATCATCTTATATTCCTCAAACATATGCTTTTTATCCTAATTTAACAAGTTATGAAAATTTGGAATTTTTTGCAGCTTTATATGGACTCAAAAGTGATAAGCTAAAAAAACAAATTTCATATTGTATTGAAGCTACTTCTTTAGAAAAGTTTATAAATAAAAGAGCTTCGACATATTCAGGGGGAGTAAAAAGAAGATTGAATATTGCTATTGGTTTACTTAATTCTCCTAAAATAATATATTTTGATGAACCAACAGTTGGAATTGATCCCCAATCAAGAAAATATATCTTAGAAGTAATAAAGAATCTAAATAAAACCCAAGATACAACTATTATCTATACTTCACATTATATGGAAGAGGTTGAATATTTATGCGATGAAATAGCTGTATTAGATAAAAATAAAATTATATTACAAGAGAAAAAAGATGTTTTAGTAAAAGAAAAATCTATTATTGAAGTTGAGCTAGATAATCAAAAAATAGATGTTGATATTTCTAATTCTTATGATAAGTTTTTGGATTTAATGCTTGAAATAAAAAGTAAAAATAAAAATATCAAAAATATTAATTTTCCAGATAAAAAGTTAGAAAAGCTATTTTTATCCCTTACAAAAGAGGATTTGAGAGACTAA
- a CDS encoding AMP-binding protein, with protein sequence MTLKVFNDNGSINEYEIKKELFFDKECFNKVSYIASSKKETNVLNMIKSYFSGAKSILFDETNKALSDSLDKLNIKEFNEPRDNENIFYDKDFMFLYFSSGSTGFPSGALKTKENILEEVEVITSSLKEFNIKRVIVTVPFLQLYGSLYGLFFPLLNGIDIILKEHFLPHDLLDIIDDNSLVVTTPLYIKALNRINESKDLSKSLFVSSTGPLFADDAKEFNEKFSTDILQIFGSTETGGISYKFNDDSLWTTTPKVITSTNEKNELKVESPFISNLIYENEFKITDYKIQTFDYVEFYENKFKLIGRSSQILKIAGKRYSTIQIENILEEVDGIEKAVVFVNSNEKNSLKDEVLDITIESKQEFLAKDIRKILQSELSNIKFSINLKIVDKIKTSVVGKKLAIQ encoded by the coding sequence ATGACTCTTAAAGTATTTAATGATAATGGTTCAATAAATGAATATGAAATAAAAAAAGAATTATTTTTTGATAAAGAATGCTTTAATAAAGTATCCTATATAGCTTCTTCAAAGAAAGAAACAAATGTTTTAAATATGATTAAATCATATTTTTCAGGTGCTAAGTCAATTTTATTTGATGAGACAAATAAAGCATTGAGTGATTCTTTAGATAAATTAAATATAAAAGAGTTTAATGAGCCAAGAGATAATGAAAATATTTTTTATGATAAAGATTTTATGTTTTTATATTTTAGTTCAGGAAGTACAGGATTTCCAAGTGGAGCACTAAAAACAAAAGAAAATATTTTAGAAGAAGTAGAAGTAATTACTTCATCTTTAAAAGAGTTTAATATAAAAAGAGTTATTGTCACTGTACCTTTTCTTCAGCTTTATGGATCATTATATGGATTGTTTTTCCCTTTGTTAAATGGAATAGATATAATACTAAAAGAACATTTTTTACCCCATGACCTTCTAGATATAATAGATGATAATTCTTTAGTAGTAACAACACCTTTATATATAAAAGCACTAAATAGAATCAATGAATCAAAAGATCTTTCTAAATCTTTATTTGTAAGTTCAACAGGACCATTATTTGCAGATGATGCAAAAGAGTTTAATGAAAAATTTTCTACAGATATTTTACAAATATTTGGTTCAACTGAAACAGGTGGAATATCATATAAGTTTAATGATGATTCTCTTTGGACAACCACTCCAAAAGTAATTACCTCTACAAATGAAAAAAATGAGTTAAAAGTGGAGTCTCCTTTTATTTCAAATTTGATTTATGAAAATGAGTTTAAAATAACAGATTACAAAATACAAACTTTCGATTATGTGGAGTTTTATGAAAATAAATTTAAGTTAATAGGCAGAAGCTCACAAATTCTTAAAATAGCTGGAAAAAGATACTCTACAATACAAATAGAAAATATTTTAGAAGAGGTTGATGGAATCGAAAAAGCAGTTGTATTTGTAAATTCAAATGAAAAGAATAGTTTAAAAGATGAGGTTTTGGATATCACAATTGAGAGTAAGCAAGAGTTCTTAGCTAAAGATATAAGAAAGATATTACAAAGTGAGTTATCAAATATTAAATTTTCCATTAATTTAAAAATTGTCGATAAAATAAAAACATCAGTTGTTGGTAAAAAACTTGCAATTCAATAA